Part of the Citrobacter sp. Marseille-Q6884 genome, TGTGACGTACCATGGAAGCCATAACGGCGAACACCCAGCTCTTCGAAATATTTCCACGGTAACCCGTACAGATAGGCTTCAGGTGCCATCGTCTGGTGGAAGCTGGTGTCAAACACGGCCACCTGCTGCCGGCCTGGGAATAGATGCTGTGCGGATTCAATGCCGCTCAGGTTCGCATAATTATGTAACGGTGCTAATGGAGATACTTTGCGAATATTGTCGATAACTTCATCAGTAATTATCGCTGATTCCGTAAAGATACTGCCGCCGTGGGCAATGCGGTGGCCAATTAAGGCCACGCTGTCCATTAAATTACGGTTCTCCAGTTCTACTGCAATTGCTTTTAATGCATCTTCGTAGCTGTGGTGAGCCAGCTTAGCTGGCTCTCCTCCATTAATCGCTATGAACGCATTTTCAGAATTAATACCGTCCGCAATTCCCGCCATTAAAACTTCACAGTTTGCTGCATCCAGCACTGAGAATTTAATTGAAGATGAACCGCAGTTAATAACCAGTACTACCGGAAACTCATTCATTTCACTACTCCGCTCATCCTGAGCTTACGAATTAAAACAGTTTGTAGACAATGTTCAGGATGGTCAGCAAACCAATCACGGTAACAAACACGTTATCCAGACGGCCACGGTATTTCGCCAGTGATGGCGCTTTACGGATGGCGTACATCGGCAACAGGCAGAGCAGAGAAGCGATAATTGGTGCACCCATTGCTTCAATCAGGTCCAGAATGTTCGGGTTGGCGTAAGCAACAACCCAGGTGGAGCCCATGATGAAGATCATGCTGATGGTGTTAAGTTTGCCAGCAGATACTTTGGTTTTATCGCCTTTGTAACCGAACTTCAGTACCAGACCGTTCAGACCTTCCAGTGTGCCCAGGTAGTGGCCGAAGAAAGATTTGAAGATAGCAACCAGTGCGATGATAGATGCCGCGTATTCCAGAACGGTCGCAAAGGCCGATTTCGTACCAGACAGTGACGCGAAGTGGTTAGCCAGGTAAGACAGCACCGGGATGTTCTGCGCTTTCGCTTCCGCCATGTTTGCCGGAGACAGTGTGAACAGGCAGCTAAAGGCGAAGAACATAACCACGGCAACCATCAGCATACTGGCGCGGGAGATGATCTTGGAACATTTCTGCTCGGTAAACTCACGACCGAAATCTTTCTCATACTCTTCACGTTTAGAAACCACGAAGGAAGAAACGATTGGAGAGAAGTTGAAAGAGAACACCATGATGGAAATACCCAGCCACACGGTAACCAGGATGCCGTCATGACCGGTCAGTGCGATATTACTGAGGTCAACCTGCTGAATAACCGCAGAGTTCCAGTAAGGGATCAGTGACAGAGAAATCAACACCAGGCTGGCAATAAACGGCCATACCAGGTAGCTCATCACTTTAACCATCAGGTCCTTACCAAAGTAGATGACGAATGCCATCAACAGCAGCAGGAACAGTGCTACGAAGCCACGGTTAAGCGCTGGCATCTGCAACTGGTTTTCCCAGAAGGTCATAAAGGTGTTGGTAATGGTGACGCCATAAATCCACAGCAGTGGGCAAATCGCAAAGAAGTAAAGGAACGTGATAACCACGCCACCCGTTTTACCAAAGTGCTCTTCAACCGTTTCTGTGATGTTACCGGAAGGGTTAGAACCGGAAAGACACAGGCGTGCCAGTGCACGGTGGCAATAGAACGCGATGGGGTACGCTAACACCAGCATCAACAGAATGGGGATCAGCCCGCCAAAACCTGCGCGGATAGGGAAGAACAGCACCCCTGCGCCGATGGCCGTACCAAATAAACCCAGTGTCCAGGTGGTGTCCGATTTGCGCCAGGACGATTGTTTTGTCTGGCTGGATACAATGCTATCAGTAGTACTCATATCCTATCCTCAACGAAATATTAAGCGTCAACTAAACCAGTAATTTGGGATACACGAGAAAGATCGATATTACCGCCAGAAATAATGCTGACTGTTTTTCTGTTCTGGATATAGCTATCTAATTTCCCGCTTAATAATGCTGCACATGCCAGAGCACCGGCACCTTCAGTCACAACTTTATTTCGCTGAATTAATGCCACCATACTGTTGCGAATTTCCTCTTCGCTAACCAGGACAATGTCATCGACCAATTCACGAACGATTTCATAGGTTAAATTACCCGGGCGGGAGACGTCACAACCATCCGCCAGGGTGCCGGTCGTTCGATGCGTGGTTATTTCTCCAGCGTGGAAAGAAGCCGCCATGCCGTGAACGTTTTCAGACTGAACACCAATAATTTTAATCGTCGGATTGATTGATTTAATAGCGACTGCAATACCAGCAATCAGACCACCACCACCAATGGGCACAATCACGTTATCGACATCGTACAGATCTTCCAGAATTTCCAGACCAATGGTGCCCTGGCCTGCAATGACTTTCGGATCATCATAAGGAGGAATAAAGATACGGCCTTCAGTTTCCACAATCTCGCTGACCTTAGCGATTGTGTCGTTGAAGTTATCACCGTGCAGGACAACTTCTGCAGAGTAGTCGCAGGTTGCTGCTACTTTAGACTTCGGCGCGCCTTTCGGCATCACCACTTTACCGTCGATACCGAGCATAGCGCAGGAGAGAGAAACCCCTTGCGCATGGTTACCTGCAGAGCAAGCCACCACGCCTTTAAGTCTTTCTGCTTCAGTTAATGAACTGAGCTTATTAAAGGCGCCACGGATTTTAAATGAGCCAGTACGCTGCATGTTTTCGAACTTGAGGAAAATTTCCCCTTTGCAACGTTCACTAAAATAGTTAGAGCGAGGCATTCCAGTTTTATAAATTTTCCCCGCCAGTCTTTTTTTCGCTTCGAGGATATCTTCAATTGCAACCGGGAGATCGTATGTAATGTGCATTAGAACCTCTTACCTGGGTATTAAAGTAAATAGATTACCGTAACCAACGTCTGATATAGACAGATGGCGTTTATTCCGTATTAAAAATTTTTAATCTTTAATCAATTTCAATTAATTGCTTTCGTCGATGGCAATTATATGATGAATATTCTTTGGCTAACTCCACCAAAATTGATGCTGCTTTTTTTATTCGATAATTTTTCGACCATACGGCGGCATATCGCGCGACCGGTAAGGCCTCTTCTACCGGAATAGTAATAAACTGGTTTGAACCAAATGGAGTGGTCATATCACAGGGAATTACTGTTAAGAAATCAGCATTGAGAACAAGATTATAAATCGTGACGACGGAGTCGGTTTTAACGATGTTTTCACTGCTGATGCCATTTTTTTGTAACGTAGTAAGAAGTTCGCTGTAGTAACCCATATTCGTTTGTGGCAACACCCACTGTTCGTTTTTCAACGCTTTCAGCGTGGTGATGCCGGTGCATGTTCGGGACTTACTGGCCACCAGCACGAACTCTGACTCAAAGAGCGGCTCCACATGCAGATCGTGCAGTTTCATCTCATCACTCAACGTTCCGATGGCGAAATCCAGACGCCCGTCACGAACAGCAGGTAAGAAAGAGGAAAGCTGAGCCTCATACATGGAAACCTGCGCTTTCGGGAACACCTCTTTAAACTTCTTAATCATGCCGGACATGATGGTAAAGGCAATCAGTGACGGGAAGCCAAACGACACATCGACAACCGCATTGCTCGTCATGCTGTTCATCTCATCAACCATATTTTTCATTTCACGGGTAATGGATTCAGACCATGAGAGCATCACCTGACCCGCCTGAGTCAATGTCACGCCGGTATTTTTACGTACCACTAACTCAATCCCAAAATAAGCCTCAACATCATTTATGATTTTGCTGACAGCGGGTTGAGTTAATCCTAATTCTTTTGCAGCCGAACCGATAGAACCACTCCTAATGACTTCCTGAAAGACCACTAAATGCTGTGTTTTAGGGAGAGTAATCGTATTCATATCGACCTGCGCTAATTACTTTGTTGACGGCAGGAAGTGTATCAAATTAAGTACACGAGGATATGTGCGACCACTCACAAATCCCCTTGCCTTACATTTTGCAAGATTATTATAAAACAATAAAACACTTTAAATTCAGATACATGCGAAATTCCGATCTCACTTTATCCTGATTTTAATCAAAAAAAGATGGGGGGATAACGAATTTTTATGGCGATAACATGCCAACTTTATTGGCTATTTCTAAAGATCGTGAAAGGTGATATTTCAAGCAATTACAGCGTAATTATCAGGCAACATGGCGATTAAATTTAATGAGTAACTTATCAAATATAATTATATTTTAATTATTACCTTCATTAAATAACGTTATGCATCACATTTTTTTGCCTTATTTGTTTGTAAAGAAACATTAAATGAATTTATATTTAAACAATTTCAAACAAACAATTATCATGCGCAACAATATATTAACACTGATTTTGTGTGGTTTATCAGCAAGTAATTTTGTGATGACGATCGATTGCGTGTGTTTATACTCGATAAAAACGTATCGCACAGCGTTTTGTGTTAGTCGTCACAAAACAGGAAATATTCAGTGACGACTTCCACTCTGACAAAAGACGTTCTGCACATAAATAAGAGGGGAATAAAAGGAGATTGAGAGAAAATAACCGATAAAACCCAGCCAATCAGGACTGGCCTGAAAACGTAGTGCTATCAAGCGCAACAGACAGTCGGACCGATAAAGCACCCAAAAAGCAAAAACCCGCCGAAGCGGGTTTTTACAGAGAAATAGTGAAGCTGACCGATAAGCCGGGTTCTGTCGTGGACAGTCATTCATCTAGGCCAGCAATCGCTCACTGGCTCAAGCAGCCTACCCGGGTTCAGTACGGGCCGTACCTTATGAACCCCTATTTGGCCTTGCTCCGGGTGGAGTTTACCGTGCCACGGACTGTTACCAGCCGCGCGGTGCGCTCTTACCGCACCCTTTCACCCTTACCTGATCCCACTTGCGTGGGCCATCGGCGGTTTGCTCTCTGTTGCACTGGTCGTGGGTTTCCCCCCCAGGCGTTACCTGGCACCCTGCCCTATGGAGCCCGGACTTTCCTCCCCTCCGCCTGTCTCCTCCGAAGAGGACGACGACGAAGCGGCGACTGTCTGGTCAGCTTCGGCGCGCAGTATAGAGGGTTCGCGCGCCTTTGTCACCCCGCACTGCGCATTCCGACTGCAAGCGTGGCGGCGATATTTCGTGAAGCCCGGTAAATATTATCAAATGCCCCGCGAAAGGCCTCTTCCAGCGTACCGATACGGGTCAATACGCTAAACACCGCATCAATACCATATTGATGCACTACGCCCACATCAGGCGTCAAACTTCCGGCAATACCAATCACCGGCTTATGGTATTTCTTCGCCACGTTTGCTACCCCTACAGGCACCTTACCGTGGATGCTTTGACTGTCGATGCATCCTTCTCCGGTAACCACCAACGTGCAATCGTGAATATGCTCTTCCAGATTAAGCGCCTGGGTCACAATCTCTATACCACTGCGAAGATCCGCACCTAAAAAAGCCATTAACGCGGCGCCCATACCGCCCGCGGCTCCCGACCCCGGAACGTCCCTCACGTCCACACGCAGAGATTTTTTAATCACATCGGCATAGTGAGAAAGATTACCGTCCAGTTCAATAATCTGTTCTTCAGTTGCCCCTTTTTGAGGGCCGAAAATGCGGGAGGCACCCTTTTCGCCGATCAGTGGGTTAGTCACGTCGCAGGCAACGCGAATTAAACAGGTTTTTAATCGCGGATCCAGACCTGAAATGTCGATACTGTTCAGGCTATTCAGACAGCCGCCGCCATAACCTATTTCAGTTCCATTCGCATCACGGAGTTTTGCGCCCAGCGCCTGCATCATCCCCGCGCCGCCGTCATTGGTTGCACTGCCGCCAATGCCAATAATGATGCTTTTCGCGCCACTTTCCAGCGCTTGCAGGATCAGTTCCCCAGTGCCGCGAGACGTGGTCACTAACGGGTTGCGCTTTTCAGGAGGAACCCGAGCCAGGCCGCTGGCTGCCGCCATTTCGATAAAAGCCGTCTTACCATCCCCGGACATGCCCCAACTGGCGTTCACTTGCTCCCCCAGCGGCCCCGTCACCAGAGCGGAATGCTCCGTTCCCTGCGTGGCGGCAATCATCGCCTCAACTGTTCCTTCGCCGCCATCAGCAAGCGGAACAGACACATATTGCGCATCGGGAAAGATTTCCCGGAATCCTTTTTCTATCGCCTGAGCTACCTCGGTGGCAGAAAGGCTTTCTTTATAAGAGTCTGGGGCAATTACGATTTTCATAGTTATGTAGCCTGACTGTGCCGCGCAAGGCAAGAAATACAGGGCGCGCATCCGCGCCCTTCTTGTTAGCGAGTGACTTCCACTTTCGCCAGTTTTTCGTAGTAGCACGCCAGCGCACTGTGGTCTGCCGTTCCCAGTCCATCGGCACGCAGCGCCTGCATCATTTCCATGACTGCAGCGGTCAGCGGCAGCTGAGCCCCCACGCCATGAGAGGTGTCCAGCGCATTCGCCAGATCTTTAATATGTAGATCGATACGGAAACCGGGTTTGAAATTACGATCCATCACCATCGGCGCTTTGGCATCCAGCACGGTGCTGCCCGCCAGACCACCACGAATCGCCTGGTACACCAGATCAGGATTCACACCCGCTTTGGTCGCCAGCGTCAGCGCTTCGGACATTGCGGCGATATTCAGCGCCACAATCACCTGGTTTGCCAGTTTGGTGACGTTACCCGCGCCGATTTCCCCGGTATGCACGACAGAGCCGGCCATCGCTTTCATCAGGTCATAATATTTGTCGAAGATTGCTTTATCGCCGCCAACCATCACAGACAGGGTGCCATCAATCGCTTTCGGTTCACCACCGCTTACGGGTGCATCCAGCATATCCACGCCTTTTGCTTTTAGCGCCTCGCTGATTTCACGGCTTGCCAGCGGAGCAATGGAACTCATGTCGATCAGGACAGTGCCCGGCTTCGCGCCTTCGATAATTCCGCCTTCACCTAACGCAACGTCCTTCACGTGCGGGGAGTTCGGCAGCATCGTGATGATCACATCACACCGCTCGGCTATCGCTTTGGCGGTGCTGGCGGTTTCTGCGCCTGCGGCGATCAGTTCGGCAATCACTTCCGGGTTACGGTCGGAAACCACCAGCGAGTAACCGGCTTTAATGAGGTTCTTACTCATTGGTTTACCCATGATCCCCAGGCCAATAAAACCCACTTTCATCGTCATCATTGTGTCTCTCTCTTGTTGCGGTGGTGATTATTTTTTAAAGGCATCAGCCAGTTTCTGCGTCGCAGAGCGGAAAACGCCAAGGTCGCTGCCGACGGCAACGAAGGTTGCCCCCCACTCCAGATAACGGCGAGCGTCCGCTTCCACCGGCGCCAGAATGCCGCTTGGCTTACCATGGGCTTTCGCACGAGCAAAAATGTGTTGAATCGCTTTCTGTATGTCCGGATGCGAGGCGTTGCCGAGATGGCCTAACGCGGCGGCCAGATCGCTTGGGCCAACGAAGATGCCATCCACACCATCCGTCGCGGCAATCGCGTCAACGTTATCGACCCCCTGCTGGCTTTCGATCTGCACAAGGACAGTGATGTTCTTATTCGACTGAGCGAAGTAATCCGCTACGGTGCCAAACATATTGGCGCGATGGGAAACGGACACACCGCGAATACCTTCCGGCGGATAACGGGTAGACGCCACAGCCCGCACCGCTTCTTCTTCGGTTTCCACAAACGGGATCAGGAAGTTATAGAACCCAATATCCAGCAGACGCTTGATAATCACCGGCTCGTTGGTCGGCACACGCACAACCGGTGCGCTGGCACTGCCTTTCAGCGCCATTAATTGCGGAATAAACGTAGAGATATCGTTCGGCGCATGTTCACCGTCCAGCACCAGCCAGTCAAAACCCGCCAGGCCTAATACTTCGGTACTGATGGGGTTGGCCAGCGCGGACCAGCAGCCAATCTGAATCTGTTGCGCCGCCAGGGCCGCTTTAAATTTGTTCGGGAAGATCGTGTTATTCATCGCCTATACCTTTGTTTATTTCTGCAATTCCATACGTTTAATGTCACCGACAATAAACAGGTAGCAAACCATCGCCATCAGCGCCGAACACCCTACGAACATCAGCGCAGCATTAAATGAGTGCAGCTCACTCACCAGATAACCAATTACCAGCGGGGTAACGATAGAAGCCACGTTACCAAACACGTTAAAGACCCCACCGCACAGCCCCACAATCTCTTTCGGCGCAGTATCCGAAATCACCGGCCAACCAAGCGCGCCAAAACCTTTACCAAAGAACGCCAGCGCCATCAGCGCAACCACCAGGGTGGTATTGTCCGTGTAGTTACACAGAATGATGGTCGAGGCGAGCAGCATGCCGAGCACAATCGGCAGCTTGCGCGCCAGCGTGATGCTGGAACCACGTTTAATCAGATAATCGGAGAACACACCACCCAGCACGCCACCGGCAAACCCGCACAGCGCCGGAATGGAGGCCACCAGACCCACTTTCAGAATCGACATCCCTTTTTCCTGCACCAGGTAAATCGGGAACCAGGTCAGGAAGAACCAGGTGATGGTGTTGATAAAATATTGTCCGAAGAATACCCCCAGCATCATGCGATTGGTCAGCAATTGCTTGATGTAGTGCAGTTTCGGACCACTCGCCGCCGCGCCCGGCTTCTTGTGATCCATATCCACAACCGCGCCGTTATCGGAAATAAACTTCAGCTCTTCTTGTGACATACGCGGATGGTCGGTTGGATTATGGATCAGCTTGACCCACAGCCCGGTCAGCACAAAACCTATCGCGCCCATCACGGTAAAGACGTGCTCCCAACCCCAGGCAAAGGTCAACCAGCCCAGCAGCGGAGAGAACAGTGCCAGAGAGAAATACTGTGCGGAGTTAAAAATAGCCGATGCGGTGCCACGTTCTTTGGTCGGGAACCAGGCTGCCACAATACGGGCGTTTGCCGGGAAGGAGGGCGCTTCCGAGAAACCCAGCATGAAACGCATGATAAACATTGAAACACCCGCCCAGGCCAGCGGGAACATATCCACAAAGCCCTGCAGGAAAGTGAACAGTGACCAGAAGAACAGGCTGTAGGTGTAGACTTTCTTCGAGCCAAACTTGTCGAGCAGCCAGCCGCCGGGGATTTGCATCAGCAAGTACGCCCAACCGAAGGCAGAAAAAATGTAACCCATTGAGATGGCGCTAAGCTGCAGCTCTTTTGCCACTTCAGTACCAGCAATAGACAGCGTTGCACGATCCGCGTAGTTAACGGCGGTCACAATAAATATTATCAGCAATATTAAATAGCGGGTGTGCGTGCCCTTCTTTTTCTCTACAACCGTATCCAGAATCATTTTATTTACCTCGGGTACATAAGCATTTTTATTATTATTGAGTAGGTATTCCTGGTGATAAATTACCATTAATTAAAACAAGTAATAATATCAGACGCGATACAACCGTGATTTAGTATAATCAGCATGGCACCGTTAATCATTGTGCAATCGCTCATTAACAACGCGTATTTAAAATATTATCTTAGGCATATGCACATAAGTATGGGCGCTGATGCACACATTTGTAGATTGATGCCCCCGGCGGCGCGGCTTTCCCGATATTAAGTGATCCTCGTCACGTTCTTAGATTTAAACTCCTGACATTCTTATTTCATAACACGGAATCTTTCGTCCCTATAATTAGATTCAATATATATAACCCACTGGCTGGAGAATACTGGCAATGGCCGACATCGAAATTAGACAAGAATCGCCGACGGCGTTTTATATTAAAGTACACGACACGGATAATGTGGCGATTATTGTCAATGACAATGGTCTGAAAGCCGGAACACGCTTCCCGGATGGACTGGTATTGGTTGAGCATATTCCCCAGGGCCATAAAGTGGCGCTCACGGATATTCCTGCACATGGCGAAATCGTGCGTTATGGCGAAGTCATCGGCTATGCGATGCGCGATATCCCGCGCGGCAGTTGGATCGATGAATCCATGGTTGAACTGCCCAAAGCCCCGCCGCTGGAGACACTCCCACTGGCCACAAAAGTACCGGAGCCGCTTCCGCCTCTGGAAGGTTATACCTTTGAAGGTTACCGCAATGCCGATGGCAGCGTCGGTACCAAAAACCTGCTCGGCATCTCCACCAGCGTCCACTGCGTGGCGGGCGTTGTCGATTATGTGGTGAAAATCATTGAGCGCGACCTGTTGCCAAAATACCCGAACGTAGACGGCGTGGTGGGGCTGAACCACCTGTATGGTTGCGGTGTTGCGATCAACGCGCCGGCAGCCGTCGTGCCCATTCGGACCATCCATAATATTGCGCTGAACCCCAACTTCGGCGGCGAAGTGATGGTTATCGGCCTCGGTTGCGAAAAGCTCCAGCCAGAACGCCTGCTGGAAGGGACTTCTGACGTAAAAAGTATTCCGGTAGACAGTGCCAGCATTGTCAGCCTGCAGGATGAAAAACACGTTGGATTTAGATCCATGGTTGACGACATTTTGCAGGTTGCCGAGCGCCATCTGGCAAAACTCAACCAGCGTCAGCGCGAAACCTGCCCGGCATCTGAACTGGTCGTCGGTATGCAATGTGGCGGTAGCGATGCGTTTTCCGGCGTAACGGCCAACCCGGCGGTCGGCTACGCGTCCGATCTGTTGGTGCGCTGCGGAGCAACCGTCATGTTCTCGGAAGTCACTGAAGTGCGTGACGCGATCCACCTTCTGACGCCACGTGCAATCAACGAAGAGGTGGGTAAACGCCTGCTGGAAGAGATGGCCTGGTACGACAACTATCTTGATATGGGCAAAACCGACCGTAGCGCAAACCCCTCTCCGGGCAACAAAAAAGGGGGGCTGGCAAACGTGGTGGAAAAAGCGCTGGGCTCCATTGCCAAGTCGGGCAAGAGCGCCATTGTCGAAGTGCTGTCACCCGGGCAGCGTCCAACCAAACGCGGTCTGATTTACGCCGCAACGCCTGCCAGTGATTTTGTCTGCGGCACCCAGCAGGTCGCTTCAGGCATTACCGTACAGGTGTTCACTACCGGTCGCGGGACACCGTATGGTTTGATGGCCGTACCGGTGATTAAAATGGCAACGCGTACAGAGTTGGCCAACCGTTGGTTTGATCTGATGGACATCAACGCCGGAACCATCGCCACGGGTGAAGAGACCATTGAAGAAGTGGGTCTGAAGCTGTTCGAATTCATTCTCGACGTCGCCAGCGGACGCAAAAAAACCTTCTCGGATCAGTGGGGGCTGCATAACCAGCTGGCGGTGTTTAACCCGGCGCCGGTCACCTGACTTTCGAAATGAAAGCGAGAAACAAAACGGGGATTTATCCCCGTTTTTCATGCCGCCTGTTGAAAAGATAAAGTGATAACGTTCGCATTTTCAAAGGTTTTTTTTAGCGCCTCTTTTTTTCGGTTTTAACACGCAAAAACATGCTAACAACATGAAATAAAAAGAAATAATAGCAGCATAAAATTAAGTTATATTTTCGTTTTGATAAAAGAGAAACCTACCGAAAGACGCCGCAGTTTTATTGCGATAATCCCCTCTTTTTTCCTCCTTTGACTTTCCCTTTTGTTACACAGATTATTCGATAGCTCCTGTAATTTACCTCCAAGCATTCTGACCTGAATAAAGAGGGAAGTTATGTATACCCTGAATAAAAATAATGTCGCATTGGCGTGCCTTATTTCATGCTTACTGGCTACACCTGTCGTCGCGAGCGCCGAAGGGCAGGCTGAATCTAAGCCTGTTAAATTACGCTACACGCTGTGGGATCGAAATCAGCTTCCTGGCGAACAACAACTGGTTAATGAGTTTGAAAAAAATAACCCGGGCGTTAAAGTTGAAATTGAATTAACCCCGTACGATCAGTATTTCATAAAATTAAGTTCTGCCGTGGGTGGTAATGTTGCTCCAGATGTATTCTGGATGAATATGCCTAATTTCCAGCAGTATGTTAAAAATGGCATGCTGGAGCCGCTGAGCGGTTATCTGAAAGATAAGTCATCACCCAATCTGGATGATTTTGTAAAAAGCTCAGTAGACGCCTATCAATACCAGGATAAACAATACGCTATCCCCCGGGATATTGACGCGATTGCCGTCTGGTATAACAAAAAACTGTTCGATCAGGCGGGTGTCGCTTATCCAGATAAAAACTGGTCGTGGGATGATTTAAAACAGAAAACTGAGCAGTTACGTAAAGGACTGGATCAGCAATCTTATCCACTGGCGATGGAATTCAGCAGCGGCCAGGACAGTTACTTTAACCTGCTATTACAGGCTGGCGATAAAATCGTCCTGCCGGATGGCAAAACGGATGTCGCCAATGATAAAGCAATTGCCGTATACCGCGACGTTCAGGGCATGTTGAAAGACGGGTTGATCCAGCCGCCGGGAGAAACAGAGGCGTCTGATGTCTTCCAGTCCAATCGCGTCGCTATGGTCTACGCAGGCTCATGGTGGGCGCTACCATTCTCGCAAAACGAACTGATTAAAGGCCATATTGGCGTGGTTCCTATGCCAAAAATGGCAGAACAAGCGGGTGTCTCGCACAGTCTGGCATTCGCCATGTCGGCGAAGAGCGAGCATAAAGACGCGGCCTGGAAATTTATTGAATTTATGAGTTCTGAGCATGCGCAGCAAACACTGGCGCGGGGAAAAGTGGTTATTCCTGCCAACCAGAAAGTGGCGAAAGAGTGGGCTGAAGGTTTCAAAGATATCGATGTTTCTGCCTATATCGACTCACTGGCTTTTTCGCATAAATACCCTACTGCCGGTTCCAACACCGCTAAATGGAATAGCATCCTGAATGACGGATTGAAAAAAGTCTGGACGGGAAGCGATCCGGAAAAAGTGATGCCTGGCGTGGCAAAACGTGTTGAACGTGAAATGCAGAAATAATCCTGAGGGAGCGTTGCTCCCTCTCACCTTCGCCTGCGCGATTGTAAAGTAAGTCTCCCGGAGTCTGTATGAGCTATTCAGATGAAGCTGCATCCCCACCGCTGCCGGCCAAGGAAATACGCAAAAAAAACCTGACAAAGCTGGAAAAAGAAGAACGCTTTTGGGGCTGGATAATGATTCTG contains:
- the tdcC gene encoding threonine/serine transporter TdcC codes for the protein MSTTDSIVSSQTKQSSWRKSDTTWTLGLFGTAIGAGVLFFPIRAGFGGLIPILLMLVLAYPIAFYCHRALARLCLSGSNPSGNITETVEEHFGKTGGVVITFLYFFAICPLLWIYGVTITNTFMTFWENQLQMPALNRGFVALFLLLLMAFVIYFGKDLMVKVMSYLVWPFIASLVLISLSLIPYWNSAVIQQVDLSNIALTGHDGILVTVWLGISIMVFSFNFSPIVSSFVVSKREEYEKDFGREFTEQKCSKIISRASMLMVAVVMFFAFSCLFTLSPANMAEAKAQNIPVLSYLANHFASLSGTKSAFATVLEYAASIIALVAIFKSFFGHYLGTLEGLNGLVLKFGYKGDKTKVSAGKLNTISMIFIMGSTWVVAYANPNILDLIEAMGAPIIASLLCLLPMYAIRKAPSLAKYRGRLDNVFVTVIGLLTILNIVYKLF
- the tdcB gene encoding bifunctional threonine ammonia-lyase/L-serine ammonia-lyase TdcB; protein product: MHITYDLPVAIEDILEAKKRLAGKIYKTGMPRSNYFSERCKGEIFLKFENMQRTGSFKIRGAFNKLSSLTEAERLKGVVACSAGNHAQGVSLSCAMLGIDGKVVMPKGAPKSKVAATCDYSAEVVLHGDNFNDTIAKVSEIVETEGRIFIPPYDDPKVIAGQGTIGLEILEDLYDVDNVIVPIGGGGLIAGIAVAIKSINPTIKIIGVQSENVHGMAASFHAGEITTHRTTGTLADGCDVSRPGNLTYEIVRELVDDIVLVSEEEIRNSMVALIQRNKVVTEGAGALACAALLSGKLDSYIQNRKTVSIISGGNIDLSRVSQITGLVDA
- the tdcA gene encoding transcriptional regulator TdcA; protein product: MNTITLPKTQHLVVFQEVIRSGSIGSAAKELGLTQPAVSKIINDVEAYFGIELVVRKNTGVTLTQAGQVMLSWSESITREMKNMVDEMNSMTSNAVVDVSFGFPSLIAFTIMSGMIKKFKEVFPKAQVSMYEAQLSSFLPAVRDGRLDFAIGTLSDEMKLHDLHVEPLFESEFVLVASKSRTCTGITTLKALKNEQWVLPQTNMGYYSELLTTLQKNGISSENIVKTDSVVTIYNLVLNADFLTVIPCDMTTPFGSNQFITIPVEEALPVARYAAVWSKNYRIKKAASILVELAKEYSSYNCHRRKQLIEID
- the garK gene encoding glycerate 2-kinase; this translates as MKIVIAPDSYKESLSATEVAQAIEKGFREIFPDAQYVSVPLADGGEGTVEAMIAATQGTEHSALVTGPLGEQVNASWGMSGDGKTAFIEMAAASGLARVPPEKRNPLVTTSRGTGELILQALESGAKSIIIGIGGSATNDGGAGMMQALGAKLRDANGTEIGYGGGCLNSLNSIDISGLDPRLKTCLIRVACDVTNPLIGEKGASRIFGPQKGATEEQIIELDGNLSHYADVIKKSLRVDVRDVPGSGAAGGMGAALMAFLGADLRSGIEIVTQALNLEEHIHDCTLVVTGEGCIDSQSIHGKVPVGVANVAKKYHKPVIGIAGSLTPDVGVVHQYGIDAVFSVLTRIGTLEEAFRGAFDNIYRASRNIAATLAVGMRSAG
- the garR gene encoding 2-hydroxy-3-oxopropionate reductase, with protein sequence MTMKVGFIGLGIMGKPMSKNLIKAGYSLVVSDRNPEVIAELIAAGAETASTAKAIAERCDVIITMLPNSPHVKDVALGEGGIIEGAKPGTVLIDMSSIAPLASREISEALKAKGVDMLDAPVSGGEPKAIDGTLSVMVGGDKAIFDKYYDLMKAMAGSVVHTGEIGAGNVTKLANQVIVALNIAAMSEALTLATKAGVNPDLVYQAIRGGLAGSTVLDAKAPMVMDRNFKPGFRIDLHIKDLANALDTSHGVGAQLPLTAAVMEMMQALRADGLGTADHSALACYYEKLAKVEVTR
- the garL gene encoding 2-dehydro-3-deoxyglucarate aldolase, with the protein product MNNTIFPNKFKAALAAQQIQIGCWSALANPISTEVLGLAGFDWLVLDGEHAPNDISTFIPQLMALKGSASAPVVRVPTNEPVIIKRLLDIGFYNFLIPFVETEEEAVRAVASTRYPPEGIRGVSVSHRANMFGTVADYFAQSNKNITVLVQIESQQGVDNVDAIAATDGVDGIFVGPSDLAAALGHLGNASHPDIQKAIQHIFARAKAHGKPSGILAPVEADARRYLEWGATFVAVGSDLGVFRSATQKLADAFKK
- the garP gene encoding galactarate/glucarate/glycerate transporter GarP yields the protein MILDTVVEKKKGTHTRYLILLIIFIVTAVNYADRATLSIAGTEVAKELQLSAISMGYIFSAFGWAYLLMQIPGGWLLDKFGSKKVYTYSLFFWSLFTFLQGFVDMFPLAWAGVSMFIMRFMLGFSEAPSFPANARIVAAWFPTKERGTASAIFNSAQYFSLALFSPLLGWLTFAWGWEHVFTVMGAIGFVLTGLWVKLIHNPTDHPRMSQEELKFISDNGAVVDMDHKKPGAAASGPKLHYIKQLLTNRMMLGVFFGQYFINTITWFFLTWFPIYLVQEKGMSILKVGLVASIPALCGFAGGVLGGVFSDYLIKRGSSITLARKLPIVLGMLLASTIILCNYTDNTTLVVALMALAFFGKGFGALGWPVISDTAPKEIVGLCGGVFNVFGNVASIVTPLVIGYLVSELHSFNAALMFVGCSALMAMVCYLFIVGDIKRMELQK